In Nostoc sp. CENA543, a single genomic region encodes these proteins:
- a CDS encoding AAA family ATPase, which translates to MKLHRLYLESYQVLRNLEIDFSPRTENFLTHPPSYSLDFLVGVNGTGKSTVLRVLFDLMRKLERHAPIEYGFELEYELGETDTKRYIKLSNFPEETEFADLDTEEILPLGELKVWEDNTEVQLSRSVLPEIVVAFTTGSETAWKKLDEIQPLSGGYLDAIQELSLLDRAIGEIPGKPLRLDTLENFQPEEESQFLFIEAHQLSLVTLCGLLADIAQNPENRRLEEVLQGTKKNTDKGANIKAIAGFSLKFRLTQGTTSQADRNEVERLANFATRKLRLGSDYLLVFDLTTSGNSTAQTIIQEFSSGLQLFRILCPLGKIGDDGQSVLREVNIFLERSSSDSDDHEEQDDPPLLLLDWLSDGERSFLARMCLFTLLGETEALILLDEPEVHFNDFWKRKIVSLLDKTLEQRQSHVLITTHSSITLTDVLEEDIVILKRPASYTNNAKPPDLKTFAADPSDIMVHVFNAPHPAGQRSVSYIQRILLEATNGNLEERRQTLENLLLVVAQGYWSYKIRRELLEIEPE; encoded by the coding sequence ATGAAATTACATCGACTTTACCTGGAAAGTTATCAGGTTCTACGGAATCTAGAAATTGATTTTAGTCCACGAACAGAAAACTTTTTAACTCACCCCCCTTCTTACAGCCTAGATTTCTTAGTCGGTGTCAATGGTACTGGCAAGTCAACTGTATTGCGGGTATTATTTGATCTAATGCGAAAGCTAGAGCGTCATGCTCCCATTGAGTACGGTTTTGAATTAGAGTATGAATTGGGAGAAACAGACACTAAACGTTACATCAAGCTTTCCAACTTTCCAGAAGAAACAGAATTTGCAGACTTAGACACTGAGGAAATTTTACCTCTTGGAGAACTGAAGGTTTGGGAAGACAACACAGAAGTGCAACTTAGCCGTAGTGTTTTACCAGAAATAGTTGTTGCTTTTACGACAGGTAGCGAAACAGCTTGGAAAAAACTTGATGAAATTCAGCCTCTTAGTGGTGGATATTTAGACGCAATACAAGAATTATCTTTACTTGACCGAGCAATAGGAGAAATACCCGGTAAACCACTTCGTCTTGATACCTTAGAAAATTTCCAACCAGAAGAAGAAAGTCAATTCCTATTTATTGAAGCTCATCAACTTTCGCTTGTGACTCTTTGCGGGTTATTAGCCGACATAGCTCAAAACCCAGAAAATAGGCGTTTAGAAGAAGTACTGCAAGGAACGAAGAAAAATACTGATAAGGGCGCGAATATAAAGGCGATTGCAGGTTTTTCTCTGAAGTTTCGGTTGACTCAAGGTACAACAAGCCAAGCAGACAGAAATGAGGTAGAACGTCTGGCAAACTTTGCAACGCGTAAATTACGCTTAGGTAGTGACTATCTACTAGTATTTGACCTGACAACTTCAGGAAATTCTACAGCCCAGACAATAATTCAAGAATTTTCCAGTGGTCTACAACTTTTTAGAATCTTATGTCCATTAGGTAAAATCGGTGATGATGGTCAGTCCGTGTTAAGGGAAGTCAATATTTTTTTAGAGCGTTCTAGTTCGGATAGTGATGATCATGAAGAACAGGATGACCCACCTTTACTTTTGCTTGACTGGTTAAGTGACGGTGAGCGTAGCTTTTTGGCTCGAATGTGCTTGTTTACACTATTAGGTGAAACTGAAGCTTTGATTTTATTAGATGAACCAGAAGTTCACTTCAACGATTTCTGGAAACGTAAAATTGTTTCTCTCTTAGATAAAACTCTCGAACAAAGACAGAGCCACGTTTTAATTACAACACACTCTAGTATTACCCTCACGGATGTGTTAGAAGAAGATATTGTCATCCTCAAGCGTCCTGCAAGTTATACTAACAACGCCAAACCACCTGACCTCAAAACCTTTGCGGCAGACCCAAGTGATATCATGGTTCATGTTTTTAATGCGCCACATCCTGCTGGTCAAAGAAGTGTCTCATACATTCAGCGCATACTATTAGAAGCAACTAATGGAAACCTGGAAGAACGACGACAAACTTTGGAAAATTTGCTCTTAGTGGTTGCTCAGGGTTATTGGAGTTATAAAATACGTCGGGAGTTGCTAGAAATAGAGCCAGAATGA
- the cas5 gene encoding type I-MYXAN CRISPR-associated protein Cas5/Cmx5/DevS: MTAPLILYVDVPFATFRESHAREMGKTYPVPPPATVYGMLLSLVGETDVYRHCGVELAIAMLSSPKKSRILRQMRRFKNADFSNPENVIPCYQEVLSNLKCLIWIRSDGEKIKPSLRERIQLAFDHPELVRRFGCLFLGESDQLIKTIKLVSQDYLEGVRQWAIKDNRGRLTLPYWVDHVGSRNTRFLRYRIEEMPSSPPPDLAWTMIQSPI; encoded by the coding sequence ATGACTGCACCATTAATTCTCTATGTGGATGTTCCATTTGCGACTTTTCGGGAGTCCCATGCAAGGGAAATGGGAAAAACCTATCCTGTCCCTCCTCCAGCAACAGTGTATGGGATGTTGTTGTCTTTGGTAGGGGAAACGGATGTCTATCGCCACTGTGGGGTAGAATTGGCGATCGCAATGTTATCTAGCCCCAAAAAGTCGCGGATTTTGCGTCAAATGAGACGGTTTAAGAATGCTGATTTTAGTAATCCAGAGAATGTTATTCCCTGTTATCAAGAAGTTTTGTCTAATCTGAAGTGTTTGATTTGGATTCGTTCTGACGGGGAGAAGATAAAACCAAGTTTAAGGGAGAGAATACAGTTAGCGTTTGACCATCCTGAGCTAGTAAGACGGTTTGGTTGTTTATTTTTAGGTGAAAGTGACCAGTTGATTAAAACGATTAAACTTGTCTCCCAAGATTATCTAGAGGGGGTGAGACAGTGGGCGATTAAGGATAATCGAGGCAGGTTAACCTTACCCTATTGGGTTGACCATGTGGGGTCAAGAAATACCCGATTTTTGAGGTATCGGATTGAGGAAATGCCAAGCTCTCCACCTCCTGATTTGGCGTGGACGATGATTCAATCTCCAATTTGA
- the hsdR gene encoding EcoAI/FtnUII family type I restriction enzme subunit R, producing MAPYNEADTRAKLIDPQIKLSGWGETQIEREHYFVKGEAVTSGRIYLIGEESRRRQPWRVDYLLRYKGQMIAVLEAKDETKAVDAGLEQAKSYAKMLDVPFAYSSNGHGFVEFDFFSNQSCELSSFPAPEQLWNRWENYRRKKVALTSNRVADVKGTYITKPLQQNNPLLHPFCSAAICGKEPRYFQEVAIRRVIERMITSQKRILLTMATGTGKTFTAFQIVWKLRKSGWLKKPILFIADRIPLRNQAYNAFSPFANTQADPRGIIRGGKFNYNRDLYFALYQALDAEDNGKALFKSIPPDFFGLIIIDECHRSGFGKWNAILQHFSGAIQLGMTATPKQSESIDTYAYFCCEEPEIPLDYDDPSKGNWQPPAYSYSLGQGIEDGFLATYKVHKVRTSVDKDGLHVEDAQVQGAEIYVPENSRLRDTYLTPQFEREITLPDRTETMVKHLAGLLNRFGAIDKTMVFCVDMSHARLVARLLQNEFSSLGYSDYAVPIIAEEGEASTWLEQFQDSDRRTPVVATTAELLSTGVDVPSCRNIVFMKPISSPILFKQIIGRGSRVDSTTGKEWFRIIDYVGASRLFDEWDRPPEVPTTEITGPRTSILEGTVLHAVIGDLIVGAAVTVLIGANQQLGPLRTNDDGYFRFEHLPAGTLRLSVTGTKFRPRTVTVETEQDITQTVVIELKPQEAPIGKISVRGLEVTIADEATFLVESTGEQLTLEQYLDYTKAKVVGYVPKWSQLYEIWTDANQREAFLEELEAASIHIEVLAEVLSQPKADQFDLLAHLAFNKPVHTRDERVEAFLNYEQRFLEERTPEAREVILALLDKYRLAGVQEMFNQVFRLSPFREMGQAPGIVQRFGTINHLRQTLNEVQSRLYQEETG from the coding sequence TTGGCTCCTTATAACGAAGCGGACACACGGGCAAAGCTGATAGATCCCCAAATTAAATTATCTGGTTGGGGTGAAACTCAAATTGAACGTGAACACTATTTCGTAAAGGGAGAGGCTGTTACTTCTGGCAGAATTTACTTGATAGGAGAAGAATCACGTCGCCGTCAACCTTGGCGAGTAGATTACCTGCTGCGTTACAAAGGGCAGATGATTGCTGTATTGGAAGCAAAGGATGAGACGAAAGCGGTAGATGCTGGCTTGGAGCAGGCAAAGTCCTATGCCAAAATGTTGGATGTTCCTTTTGCTTATTCTAGTAATGGACATGGATTTGTAGAGTTTGATTTCTTCTCAAATCAGAGTTGTGAATTGTCGTCTTTTCCAGCACCGGAACAGTTATGGAATCGTTGGGAGAATTACCGCAGGAAGAAAGTTGCGCTCACAAGTAACCGAGTGGCTGATGTAAAAGGCACTTACATAACTAAACCACTTCAGCAAAACAACCCCCTACTTCACCCCTTCTGCTCTGCTGCTATTTGTGGTAAAGAACCGCGCTATTTTCAAGAAGTAGCTATTCGCCGAGTCATTGAGCGAATGATAACTTCTCAAAAGCGTATTTTGTTAACAATGGCAACGGGAACTGGTAAAACTTTCACAGCTTTTCAAATTGTATGGAAACTTAGAAAATCAGGTTGGCTGAAAAAACCTATTCTCTTCATCGCTGACCGTATTCCGCTACGTAACCAAGCCTATAATGCTTTTTCTCCCTTTGCTAATACACAAGCTGATCCACGCGGAATAATTAGGGGAGGCAAGTTTAATTACAACCGTGATTTGTACTTTGCCCTTTATCAAGCACTGGATGCAGAAGACAATGGCAAGGCTTTATTCAAAAGTATTCCGCCTGACTTTTTCGGATTAATTATCATCGATGAATGTCATCGTTCTGGTTTTGGGAAATGGAATGCTATCCTTCAGCATTTTTCAGGTGCAATTCAATTGGGCATGACAGCAACGCCCAAACAAAGTGAAAGTATTGATACTTATGCTTATTTTTGCTGTGAGGAACCAGAAATTCCCCTTGATTATGATGATCCATCAAAAGGAAATTGGCAACCACCTGCTTACAGTTACAGCTTAGGTCAAGGGATTGAAGATGGTTTTCTGGCAACTTATAAGGTGCATAAAGTTCGTACCAGTGTTGATAAGGATGGACTTCATGTAGAAGATGCACAAGTTCAGGGAGCAGAAATCTATGTACCTGAAAATTCCAGGTTGCGCGATACTTATTTAACGCCACAGTTTGAGCGAGAAATTACCTTGCCCGATCGCACTGAAACTATGGTGAAACATCTAGCAGGGTTGCTCAATCGCTTTGGAGCGATCGATAAAACAATGGTCTTCTGCGTAGATATGAGCCATGCCAGATTGGTTGCTCGTCTCCTGCAAAATGAATTTTCTAGTCTTGGTTATTCAGACTATGCAGTACCAATTATTGCTGAGGAAGGAGAAGCCAGTACCTGGTTAGAACAGTTTCAAGATAGCGATCGCAGAACACCAGTTGTTGCTACTACTGCTGAACTTTTAAGTACAGGTGTTGATGTTCCCTCGTGCCGGAATATCGTATTTATGAAACCAATTTCTTCACCAATTCTCTTCAAGCAAATCATTGGTCGAGGTTCACGGGTTGATTCTACGACTGGCAAGGAGTGGTTTCGCATTATCGACTATGTAGGTGCTTCCCGACTGTTTGATGAGTGGGATCGTCCACCTGAAGTACCAACTACTGAAATTACAGGCCCAAGAACAAGTATTTTGGAAGGAACTGTTCTTCATGCTGTTATAGGCGACTTAATAGTCGGTGCTGCTGTGACTGTGTTAATTGGTGCTAATCAACAACTTGGCCCACTCCGCACTAACGATGACGGGTACTTCCGCTTTGAGCATCTGCCAGCAGGAACACTTCGCTTGTCTGTAACTGGTACTAAGTTCCGTCCTCGAACAGTCACAGTTGAAACAGAACAAGATATAACTCAAACAGTTGTCATTGAGCTGAAACCACAAGAAGCACCTATTGGTAAAATTAGCGTTCGGGGTTTGGAAGTCACTATCGCTGATGAAGCAACTTTTCTGGTAGAGTCTACGGGTGAACAGTTAACTTTGGAACAATATTTAGATTACACGAAGGCAAAAGTTGTAGGGTATGTGCCTAAGTGGAGTCAACTCTATGAAATTTGGACAGATGCCAACCAAAGAGAAGCTTTTTTGGAAGAACTGGAAGCAGCAAGCATACACATAGAGGTATTAGCAGAGGTTTTATCTCAACCTAAAGCAGACCAATTTGACTTACTAGCACATCTCGCCTTTAACAAGCCAGTTCATACCAGGGATGAGCGAGTTGAAGCATTTCTAAACTATGAACAACGATTTCTTGAAGAGCGAACCCCAGAAGCGCGTGAAGTTATCTTAGCTTTGCTCGACAAATATCGCTTGGCAGGTGTACAAGAAATGTTTAATCAAGTATTCCGGCTTTCTCCTTTTCGGGAAATGGGGCAGGCTCCAGGAATTGTTCAGCGTTTTGGTACAATTAACCATCTGCGACAAACATTAAATGAGGTGCAAAGTCGCCTTTATCAAGAGGAAACTGGGTGA
- a CDS encoding helix-turn-helix domain-containing protein has protein sequence MSENNELDIKQRFGKAVRRRRRELDLSQEQLAEQAGLHRTYISNLERGELNPSLETIEKLANALNISIPALFINYSVQVEHQQHKDS, from the coding sequence GTGAGTGAAAATAATGAACTAGACATCAAACAACGCTTTGGCAAAGCAGTTAGGCGGCGTAGACGTGAACTGGATTTGTCGCAAGAACAGCTTGCAGAACAGGCTGGGCTTCACCGTACTTACATTTCAAACCTGGAACGAGGTGAACTAAATCCTTCGCTGGAAACCATTGAAAAGCTGGCAAATGCTCTAAACATATCTATTCCTGCGTTGTTTATTAATTACAGCGTTCAGGTAGAGCATCAACAACACAAAGATTCTTGA
- a CDS encoding class I SAM-dependent DNA methyltransferase: protein MQTVRDLLNQLWSEFRKVGISYDLAIIEHIAAFLLEINELKFPDETLQPRKPNHPNLNTEKIKQLLTEAANTAGGYAKLLDRHIIFSLPNMLAGGGYPTPRHIAKSMISLAQVESTHNVADFACGSGGLLVNYVSSMTLGIDISSEWARIAFANVKLHGFKNTIILNENALQTFNKQGEIYNLAIDRILMNPPFGEKIDAKLAETNSKQKIGSRSETVLFNLALQKLSFNGRAGVLAPSGVLFSSSTAEKNLRHQLVNENFLEAVVSFPKDAFQPYSPLQTHLLLFSKVEPSEQHLTWFFQVEQDGYPAGRGRDLTQEPSQPSDLPFLEAVWTKYNSDFDTLLPDETNPQLGIKWVTNDEICIGVICQGIGNNLENIKYQPFDSQTGQESPLLLVEVGADPPHQRINLQIPLDFLNNSDNNEQLETEEETETDIDIEELKAEEKAKQVIQLLSHPVKAVAISFSPQKEIAGLNQVKLLGASVAKSAIQEQAYDLRPETYIRTQTESNTIESPTALLAKIYRNQRQLAQRIDNLFGHLESPPITTQQLPSPLQAEIQPFGNLSQEQRKIWRKVCEKTEIVTDNEINNYHTAALFTLEELSNPDVNETTDVTRSTIDLLERMGVIVPVTIADPKTNEPLLFYRRVTQRDVWDLDSGTLNSGEESR from the coding sequence ATGCAAACAGTCCGCGATTTGCTAAATCAATTATGGTCGGAATTTCGCAAAGTAGGAATTTCTTATGACCTTGCGATTATTGAGCATATCGCTGCATTTCTACTTGAAATTAACGAACTAAAATTTCCTGACGAAACATTACAGCCAAGAAAGCCAAATCATCCAAATTTAAATACAGAAAAAATTAAACAACTCCTCACTGAAGCAGCAAACACAGCAGGAGGATATGCAAAACTCTTAGACCGTCATATCATATTTTCTTTACCTAATATGCTTGCAGGTGGAGGCTACCCTACACCTAGACATATTGCTAAAAGCATGATTTCTCTTGCCCAAGTTGAGTCAACCCATAACGTAGCAGATTTTGCTTGTGGTAGTGGTGGATTATTAGTAAATTATGTGTCTTCGATGACTTTAGGTATTGATATATCTTCAGAATGGGCAAGAATTGCTTTTGCTAATGTTAAACTGCATGGATTTAAAAATACTATCATTCTCAATGAAAACGCGCTACAAACATTTAATAAACAAGGCGAAATCTATAATTTAGCAATTGATAGGATTTTAATGAATCCCCCTTTTGGGGAAAAAATTGATGCTAAGTTAGCAGAAACAAACTCAAAACAAAAAATTGGCAGTCGTAGTGAAACTGTACTCTTCAATCTAGCATTGCAAAAATTATCTTTCAATGGACGTGCAGGAGTTTTAGCTCCATCTGGAGTTTTGTTCAGTAGTAGTACAGCCGAGAAAAATCTGCGTCATCAATTAGTTAATGAAAATTTTCTTGAAGCAGTAGTTTCTTTTCCAAAAGACGCTTTTCAACCCTATAGTCCTCTGCAAACTCATTTGCTGCTATTTAGCAAAGTAGAACCCTCAGAACAACACCTAACTTGGTTTTTTCAAGTCGAACAAGATGGTTATCCGGCAGGTAGAGGACGCGATTTAACTCAAGAGCCTTCTCAACCTAGTGATTTACCTTTTTTAGAAGCAGTCTGGACAAAATATAACTCTGATTTTGATACTTTATTGCCTGATGAAACTAACCCACAACTTGGTATTAAATGGGTAACAAATGATGAAATTTGTATAGGTGTAATTTGTCAAGGTATAGGAAATAACCTAGAAAATATTAAATATCAACCTTTCGATTCTCAAACAGGTCAAGAATCTCCTCTTTTACTGGTGGAAGTGGGCGCAGATCCTCCGCATCAGCGAATCAACTTGCAGATACCCTTAGATTTCTTAAATAATTCTGATAATAACGAACAATTAGAAACTGAGGAAGAAACAGAAACCGATATAGATATAGAAGAATTAAAAGCAGAAGAAAAAGCCAAGCAAGTAATTCAGTTACTTTCGCATCCTGTCAAAGCTGTAGCCATTTCCTTCTCGCCACAAAAAGAAATCGCTGGTCTAAATCAGGTAAAACTGCTAGGGGCATCTGTTGCCAAATCTGCAATACAAGAACAAGCTTATGACCTGCGTCCAGAAACCTATATTAGAACTCAAACTGAATCAAATACTATTGAATCTCCCACAGCCCTTTTAGCAAAAATTTATCGCAATCAACGACAATTAGCCCAACGTATTGATAATCTTTTTGGTCATTTAGAGTCACCACCAATAACAACCCAACAATTACCTTCTCCCCTGCAAGCAGAAATTCAACCTTTTGGTAATTTAAGCCAAGAACAAAGGAAAATTTGGCGGAAAGTATGTGAAAAAACAGAGATAGTGACTGATAATGAAATAAATAATTATCATACAGCAGCACTATTTACCCTTGAGGAATTAAGTAATCCTGATGTAAATGAAACAACAGATGTTACTCGCTCAACTATTGACCTTTTAGAACGTATGGGGGTTATAGTGCCTGTAACCATAGCAGACCCAAAAACTAATGAACCCCTCCTGTTCTATCGTCGCGTTACCCAACGAGATGTATGGGATTTAGACTCAGGCACATTAAATTCAGGGGAGGAAAGCAGATGA
- a CDS encoding CRISPR-associated protein, producing MMTQKKNDNNIPNYYLYGTVLTRYGLASLNHDMRRGNKTTLQKGYWNGKIHSFVGSSAIRWALRFYLQQQGYLVNRVWDEDEHINRLTSEDFDPEEFYDDDIFGFALLESAETEEEISTTKRKKKQTKASTLNQRTGALGMNMAVSLTPYDGAVKLGAKSGRDKDSTSLHFTEYHATRYQYYFGIDATHLRDFSRILPLIDGIMNLPKVGGSSNIFNYPFCPDSFVFQWTNNLPSYISYCFEYCEPKSKEARFTQEFIDEVECGQIDPSTLWIGGTIVKELHQLDNFDNSPFKQAHIYRNRNELAEALKAVIKRDLVLEESK from the coding sequence ATGATGACTCAGAAGAAGAATGACAATAATATCCCCAATTATTATCTTTACGGAACAGTCCTCACTCGTTATGGTTTAGCTTCTTTAAATCATGACATGAGACGAGGAAATAAGACTACTCTGCAAAAAGGCTATTGGAATGGTAAAATTCATTCTTTCGTAGGTTCAAGTGCGATTCGTTGGGCTTTACGTTTTTATCTTCAACAGCAAGGTTATCTAGTTAATCGAGTTTGGGATGAAGATGAACATATTAATCGGTTAACAAGTGAAGATTTCGATCCAGAAGAATTTTATGATGATGATATTTTTGGGTTTGCTTTATTAGAGTCTGCTGAAACAGAAGAGGAGATTTCAACAACAAAAAGAAAAAAGAAACAAACAAAAGCCAGCACTCTTAATCAGCGAACGGGTGCTTTAGGGATGAATATGGCTGTTTCGCTAACGCCTTATGATGGTGCAGTCAAGTTAGGGGCAAAAAGTGGCAGAGACAAGGATAGTACATCGCTGCATTTCACAGAATATCATGCAACTCGATATCAATATTATTTTGGAATCGATGCCACTCATCTCAGAGATTTTTCGCGGATTTTACCTCTGATAGATGGCATTATGAATCTTCCCAAGGTAGGAGGAAGTAGTAATATTTTTAATTATCCTTTTTGTCCTGATAGTTTTGTATTTCAATGGACAAATAATTTGCCTTCATATATTTCTTACTGCTTTGAATATTGCGAGCCTAAGAGTAAGGAAGCAAGATTTACACAAGAGTTTATAGATGAAGTGGAATGCGGACAGATTGACCCTAGTACATTATGGATTGGGGGAACAATTGTTAAGGAGTTACATCAATTAGATAATTTTGATAATTCTCCTTTTAAACAGGCGCATATTTATCGTAATCGCAATGAACTGGCTGAAGCTTTGAAAGCAGTCATTAAAAGAGATTTGGTCTTAGAAGAATCAAAATGA
- a CDS encoding type I restriction-modification system subunit M — translation MSREQLTNDIWRACDILRRDDNCGGVMEYVEHLSWLLFLKFFDEQEAIFEVEAELAGRTYKRVIDEPYRWSSWIPKALGQKIGENGRRSTPEWDGEKLMQFVRGELISYLASLYGSSEREVIAGIFSDRTVIVCASPYNLKDVLEIVDSIDFKNADDIHTVSHIYEDLLKRLGSENKMAGEFYTPRSIIRFMVEVIDPQIGETVYDPFCGSCGFLVEAYLHMQKQEKTTKDHKILQYDTFVGQEKKALPALLGTMNMVLHGVRVPDIRRRNTLAENLKNVSERFDIVLTNPPFGGKENAQIQENFPVKSNATELLAVEHIIKKLKLSSKARCGMVVPAGTLFRSGAFATVKQMLLNDFSLFLVVSLPPGAFAPYSDVKTALLFFERSRATKEVLYYEMPLPEKLKKFSKNNPITDEHFAETRQVFQKLLAYRLAKVTQEEFTNNSWFVDRENLVEREYDLSARNPHRLEIENLPHPSELTARILENQKKLHEKIERLHKLVSGQEEA, via the coding sequence GTGAGTAGAGAACAACTAACGAATGACATTTGGCGAGCTTGTGACATATTACGCCGCGACGACAACTGTGGTGGTGTCATGGAGTATGTCGAACATTTATCTTGGCTGTTGTTCTTGAAATTTTTTGATGAGCAGGAAGCAATTTTTGAAGTAGAAGCCGAACTAGCAGGTAGAACTTATAAGCGAGTTATTGATGAGCCTTATCGCTGGTCTAGCTGGATACCCAAGGCTTTAGGTCAAAAAATAGGAGAGAATGGTCGTCGCTCCACGCCAGAATGGGATGGCGAAAAGTTAATGCAGTTTGTGCGGGGAGAACTGATATCTTATTTAGCTAGTCTATATGGTTCATCGGAACGTGAGGTTATTGCTGGGATTTTCAGCGATCGCACTGTAATCGTTTGCGCTTCACCCTATAACCTTAAAGATGTGCTGGAAATTGTCGATAGTATTGACTTTAAAAATGCTGATGATATTCATACTGTTTCCCATATTTATGAGGACTTACTAAAGCGACTAGGAAGCGAAAATAAAATGGCAGGGGAATTTTACACACCCCGTTCAATTATTCGTTTTATGGTAGAGGTAATTGACCCTCAAATTGGGGAGACTGTTTATGACCCTTTTTGTGGTTCCTGTGGTTTTTTGGTAGAAGCATATTTACATATGCAAAAACAGGAGAAAACAACTAAAGACCACAAAATTCTTCAATATGACACTTTTGTAGGGCAGGAGAAAAAAGCACTACCTGCCTTGCTTGGTACTATGAATATGGTATTGCATGGGGTTAGAGTTCCCGATATACGCCGACGCAACACCCTGGCAGAAAATTTAAAAAATGTCTCAGAGCGGTTTGATATCGTTTTAACAAATCCTCCATTTGGAGGCAAAGAAAATGCTCAAATTCAAGAGAATTTTCCTGTAAAAAGTAATGCTACAGAACTGTTAGCAGTTGAACATATTATCAAAAAACTAAAATTATCAAGTAAAGCACGTTGTGGTATGGTCGTGCCAGCAGGAACACTTTTCAGGAGTGGAGCTTTTGCAACAGTTAAGCAAATGCTGCTGAATGATTTTAGCTTATTTTTAGTAGTGAGTTTACCGCCTGGAGCTTTTGCACCTTATTCTGATGTAAAAACAGCACTGTTATTTTTTGAGCGTTCCCGTGCTACAAAAGAAGTGCTTTATTATGAAATGCCACTACCTGAAAAATTGAAGAAATTTAGTAAAAATAACCCCATTACAGATGAACATTTTGCTGAAACAAGGCAAGTTTTTCAAAAATTACTTGCGTATCGTCTGGCAAAAGTTACCCAAGAGGAATTTACTAATAATAGTTGGTTTGTAGATAGAGAAAATCTGGTTGAACGTGAATATGATTTATCAGCTAGAAATCCTCATCGCTTGGAGATTGAAAATTTACCGCATCCATCAGAATTGACTGCTAGAATTCTTGAAAATCAAAAGAAACTTCATGAGAAGATAGAACGCCTTCATAAACTTGTAAGTGGGCAAGAGGAGGCGTGA
- a CDS encoding restriction endonuclease subunit S: MIVAKSIKSLWRLPEKWSWIKIGDFLKLEYGKSLPASKRISSGNYPVFGSGGQIGLHNKPLTKSPTIIIGRKGSIGAVFFSESPCWPIDTTYYVDNFSLHIYPKYLYFYLKIIGLDKLNRSAAIPGLGRDDVHALPIPIPLVDQPTYSLEIQRRIVARIETLLDEVKDSRNLINTTRQDAERLLSIALDEVFTNLKSVIKILPLSEVATAFNGRASGEGHSNIRVFKTKHVYPHYLRLNNPSYMKSEQVTKMPQDRYIQPDDVLMANIAEGTLGRVSYVQECENFWTVDTQIMILRSKNKSKLLGKWLYYYLWSEQGQRQILSRRTGIAFADKRGQTHIYPKNVVEISVPLPPINQQRQAVTYLDHIQHEVDEILKGLKQDAKLFDLLEQSILERAFRGEL; encoded by the coding sequence ATGATAGTAGCAAAATCAATTAAATCTTTGTGGAGACTACCAGAGAAATGGAGTTGGATAAAAATAGGAGATTTCCTAAAGCTTGAGTATGGTAAATCCCTACCAGCTAGTAAAAGAATATCAAGCGGAAATTATCCTGTTTTTGGTTCAGGAGGTCAAATAGGTTTACATAATAAACCCCTTACAAAATCGCCTACAATAATTATTGGGCGTAAAGGTTCTATTGGAGCAGTCTTCTTTTCTGAAAGCCCTTGTTGGCCTATAGATACTACTTATTATGTAGATAATTTTTCTTTACACATTTATCCAAAGTATTTATATTTCTATCTAAAAATAATTGGTTTGGATAAGCTGAACAGATCTGCTGCTATACCAGGTTTAGGCAGAGATGACGTTCATGCACTTCCTATACCTATACCATTAGTAGATCAGCCTACTTATTCATTAGAAATTCAGCGTAGAATTGTTGCACGTATAGAAACACTACTAGATGAAGTTAAAGACTCTCGCAACCTGATTAATACAACTCGTCAGGATGCAGAGCGATTATTATCTATCGCACTCGATGAAGTATTTACAAATCTTAAATCTGTTATTAAAATTTTACCTTTATCGGAAGTAGCTACAGCATTTAATGGTCGTGCAAGCGGTGAGGGTCATTCCAATATTAGAGTATTTAAAACTAAACACGTCTATCCTCACTATTTGCGCTTAAATAATCCTTCTTATATGAAATCTGAACAAGTAACAAAAATGCCTCAAGATAGATATATCCAACCAGATGATGTATTGATGGCAAACATAGCAGAAGGGACACTAGGGCGTGTAAGCTACGTTCAAGAATGTGAGAATTTTTGGACAGTTGATACACAAATTATGATTCTTCGTTCCAAGAATAAGTCAAAATTATTAGGTAAGTGGCTCTACTATTATCTATGGTCTGAACAAGGTCAACGACAAATTTTGTCTAGAAGAACCGGTATTGCTTTTGCCGATAAACGAGGGCAAACGCATATATATCCTAAAAATGTCGTGGAAATTTCAGTACCGTTACCACCTATCAATCAACAACGCCAAGCAGTTACCTACCTAGACCATATCCAGCATGAAGTTGATGAAATATTAAAAGGTTTAAAGCAAGATGCCAAATTATTTGATTTACTTGAACAATCAATTTTAGAGCGAGCTTTTCGGGGAGAATTGTAA